In a genomic window of Streptomyces koelreuteriae:
- a CDS encoding LuxR C-terminal-related transcriptional regulator: protein MVRIRVLVVDDHRIFAESLAAALAAEPDVDVSAAGSGPAALRSLERAVAEGRRFDVLLVDADLGGMVPGIRSAVPVQEGNEDGLVDGISLVTGVRSAQPNVRIVVLAEKDDPRRAALALQAGASGWVAKDCSLSRLLTVIRGVLRDETHLPPALLTGVLRELTAARKHRTESERLVESLTPREREVLRCMVAGLGRKAVAERLYLSPHTVRTHMQNVLGKLGVHSTLAAVALARRAGVGPVDLAGDVVERGGQLA, encoded by the coding sequence GTGGTTCGCATCCGAGTCCTGGTCGTCGACGACCATCGCATCTTCGCCGAGTCGCTCGCCGCGGCCCTGGCCGCCGAGCCCGATGTCGACGTCTCCGCGGCCGGCAGCGGTCCCGCCGCGCTGCGCAGCCTGGAGCGGGCGGTGGCCGAGGGCCGGCGCTTCGACGTGCTGCTCGTGGACGCCGACCTGGGCGGCATGGTGCCGGGCATACGGTCGGCCGTGCCGGTGCAGGAGGGCAACGAGGACGGGCTCGTCGACGGGATCTCCCTCGTCACGGGCGTACGCTCCGCGCAGCCGAACGTACGGATCGTCGTGCTCGCCGAGAAGGACGATCCGCGGCGGGCCGCCCTGGCGCTGCAGGCCGGGGCCTCCGGGTGGGTGGCCAAGGACTGTTCGCTGTCCCGGCTGCTGACCGTCATCCGCGGGGTGCTGCGCGACGAGACGCATCTGCCGCCCGCCCTGCTGACCGGCGTACTGCGGGAGCTGACCGCCGCCCGCAAGCACCGCACCGAGAGCGAGCGGCTGGTCGAGTCGCTGACGCCGCGGGAGCGGGAAGTGCTGCGGTGCATGGTCGCCGGGCTGGGCCGGAAGGCCGTCGCCGAGCGGCTGTATCTGTCGCCGCACACCGTGCGGACCCATATGCAGAACGTGCTGGGCAAGCTGGGCGTGCACTCCACGCTCGCCGCCGTCGCCCTGGCCCGGCGGGCCGGGGTCGGGCCCGTCGACCTAGCCGGGGATGTTGTCGAACGGGGCGGTCAGCTGGCGTAG
- the galK gene encoding galactokinase: MSEAVAETVAARFGELYGAEPHGVWAAPGRVNLIGEHTDYNDGFVMPFALPHIAVAAVSRREDGVLRLHSADVEGGVAELRLDDLSPESDKNWTAYPAGVVWALREAGHAVSGADIHLSSTVPSGAGLSSSAALEVVVALALNDLFSLGLRGWQLARLCQRAENVYVGAPVGIMDQTASACCEAGHALFLDTRDLSQKQIPFDLAAEGLRLLVVDTQVKHSHSEGEYGKRRAGCEKGAALLGVNALRDVPYGDLDAALSRLGDEEEVRRLVRHIVTENERVERVVSLLESGDDTRAIAPILVEGHASLRDDFRISCPELDLVVDTALASGALGARMTGGGFGGSAIVLTEETDVDAITKAVTEAFAAAGFTTPRVFEAVPSAGARRLR, encoded by the coding sequence ATGAGCGAGGCTGTGGCGGAGACGGTGGCCGCACGGTTCGGCGAGCTGTACGGCGCGGAGCCGCACGGGGTATGGGCGGCACCGGGCCGCGTCAACCTCATCGGCGAGCACACCGACTACAACGACGGCTTCGTCATGCCGTTCGCCCTGCCGCACATCGCGGTGGCGGCGGTGTCACGCCGCGAGGACGGCGTCCTGCGCCTGCACTCGGCGGACGTCGAGGGCGGGGTCGCCGAACTCCGTCTGGACGACCTGTCCCCGGAGTCGGACAAGAACTGGACGGCGTACCCGGCGGGCGTGGTCTGGGCCCTGCGCGAGGCCGGCCACGCGGTCTCGGGCGCGGACATCCACCTCTCCTCGACGGTCCCCTCGGGCGCGGGCCTCTCCTCCTCCGCGGCCCTGGAGGTCGTGGTGGCCCTGGCCCTGAACGACCTCTTCTCGCTCGGCCTGCGCGGCTGGCAACTGGCCCGCCTGTGCCAGCGCGCGGAGAACGTCTACGTCGGTGCCCCGGTCGGCATCATGGACCAGACGGCATCCGCCTGCTGCGAGGCCGGCCACGCCCTGTTCCTCGACACCCGCGACCTCTCCCAGAAGCAGATCCCCTTCGACCTGGCGGCCGAGGGCCTGCGCCTCCTCGTCGTCGACACGCAGGTCAAGCACTCCCACAGCGAGGGCGAGTACGGCAAGCGCCGCGCGGGCTGCGAGAAGGGCGCGGCGCTGCTGGGCGTGAACGCGCTCCGGGACGTCCCTTACGGCGATCTGGACGCGGCGCTGTCCCGCCTCGGCGACGAGGAGGAGGTCCGGCGCCTGGTCCGCCACATCGTCACGGAGAACGAGCGCGTCGAACGGGTGGTGTCGCTGCTGGAATCGGGCGACGACACCCGCGCCATCGCCCCGATCCTGGTCGAGGGCCACGCCTCCCTCCGCGACGACTTCCGCATCTCCTGCCCCGAACTCGACCTGGTCGTCGACACGGCCCTCGCCTCCGGCGCCCTGGGCGCCCGCATGACCGGCGGCGGCTTCGGCGGCTCGGCGATCGTCCTCACGGAGGAGACGGACGTCGACGCCATCACCAAGGCGGTGACGGAAGCGTTCGCCGCGGCGGGCTTCACGACACCACGCGTCTTCGAAGCGGTCCCATCGGCAGGCGCCCGCCGCCTGCGCTGA
- a CDS encoding GNAT family N-acetyltransferase, protein MVCRMFRLETEVDKARRDLLRTRLREANTNASPILRALHGTPDERDVPLHVWAVNDSDDTLAGGLVGYTWATWLHVNYLWVDAPHRGTGLGAALLREAERIAAQDRGCVSSRLETWDFQAPRFYEKQGYEAVCVIPDYPPGITEYLLTKRLG, encoded by the coding sequence ATGGTGTGCCGCATGTTCCGTCTTGAGACAGAAGTCGACAAGGCCCGACGTGATCTGCTCCGCACGCGCCTGCGGGAAGCGAACACAAACGCCTCTCCGATCCTGCGAGCCCTGCACGGAACCCCGGACGAAAGGGACGTCCCGTTGCACGTGTGGGCTGTGAACGACTCCGACGACACCCTCGCCGGCGGCCTCGTCGGCTACACCTGGGCGACCTGGCTCCACGTCAACTACCTCTGGGTCGACGCACCCCACCGCGGCACGGGCCTCGGCGCGGCCCTGCTCCGAGAGGCGGAACGCATCGCCGCCCAGGACCGCGGCTGCGTCTCCTCCCGCCTGGAGACCTGGGACTTCCAGGCCCCGCGCTTCTACGAGAAGCAGGGGTACGAGGCGGTGTGCGTGATCCCCGACTATCCGCCGGGGATCACGGAGTACTTGCTGACGAAGAGGCTGGGCTGA